A genomic region of Arachis hypogaea cultivar Tifrunner chromosome 5, arahy.Tifrunner.gnm2.J5K5, whole genome shotgun sequence contains the following coding sequences:
- the LOC112801324 gene encoding uncharacterized protein encodes MRGKPIITMLEEVRGYVMRILARNKKALVGYHGRITPVQQSRLEREKKESNYWRPFPSGDEDGNVYEVQRLSVKVSVDLGRRTCSCRLWQLTGLPCRHACAAIAYQNRRAEDFAHNWLTMGEYNLAYQWTVQPVPSQEYWEKGNHYPLLPPVYRKPIGRPTKKRDSRRDGPRENPDPHRAKKKFGPIKCKYCLKTGHNSRGCDKKKEAMASGGAAAGSGSQHQGVAATTEGMAVDDLDEDAAKEQEMYWEETLEAADAEA; translated from the exons atgcgaGGAAAGCCAATTATTACAATGTTAGAGGAAGTGAGAGGTTATGTCATGAGAATTTTGGCAAGAAACAAGAAGGCACTTGTTGGATATCATGGTAGAATAACCCCTGTGCAACAAAGCCGTTtggaaagagagaaaaaagagagcaACTATTGGAGGCCCTTTCCCTCCGGTGATGAAGATGGGAATGTCTATGAGGTTCAAAGGTTATCTGTGAAGGTGAGTGTAGACTTAGGGAGAAGGACCTGTTCATGCAGGTTATGGCAGCTTACTGGACTTCCATGTAGGCATGCCTGTGCTGCCATTGCATACCAAAATCGTAGGGCTGAGGACTTTGCTCATAACTGGCTTACTATGGGAGAATATAACCTAGCATATCAGTGGACAGTTCAACCTGTCCCAAGCCAGGAATACTGGGAGAAGGGAAATCACTATCCATTGTTGCCTCCTGTGTATAGGAAACCTATTGGGAGACCTACCAAAAAGAGAGACAGTCGTAGAGATGGTCCTAGGGAGAATCCTGATCCCCATAGAGCAAAGAAGAAATTTGGCCCCATTAAATGTAAATATTGTCTGAAG ACTGGTCATAATAGCAGAGGATGTGACAAGAAGAAAGAAGCTATGGCTAGCGGAGGAGCTGCAGCAGGTAGTGGTAGTCAGCATCAGGGTGTAGCAGCAACAACTGAAGGTATGGCTGTTGATGATCTTGATGAGGATGCTGCCAAAGAGCAAGAGATGTATTGGGAAGAGACTTTAGAGGCAGCAGATGCTGAAGCATAA
- the LOC112801323 gene encoding uncharacterized protein produces MASPSSPPQSTPPPDPPSALPLALPVPPPTASSSRRLPPPCWSPDETLALIDAYRDKWYSLGRGNLKATHWQEVADAVAQRCPNASPAKTPVQCRHKMEKLRKRYRTEIQRARSLPVARFNSSWVHFKLMDSMEKGPSPVKPENDSDSHDGDGVGVDRDEDDDDQDLYEEIKNGGHGSNTRSLNKLYRNGFGGPPGGGNGSGGFRIRIPTGLSVAQPGSKFYGKSGGNQKFNNPNLNQNAGSNFGTRVLGKRERERERDPVGEVVSAIKLLGDGFVRMEQMKMEMAREIEAMRMEMEMKRTEMILESQQRIVEAFAKAVSDKKKKPKKTPSPQQS; encoded by the coding sequence atgGCCTCCCCTTCTTCTCCTCCCCAATCCACCCCTCCTCCAGATCCACCATCTGCGCTCCCCCTCGCTCTTCCCGTTCCTCCCCCCACCGCCTCCTCCTCTCGCCGCCTTCCTCCTCCCTGCTGGTCCCCCGACGAGACCCTTGCCCTAATTGATGCCTACCGTGACAAGTGGTACTCCCTCGGCCGCGGCAACCTCAAGGCCACACACTGGCAGGAGGTTGCCGACGCCGTCGCACAGAGATGTCCCAACGCCTCTCCGGCCAAGACCCCCGTCCAGTGCCGCCACAAGATGGAGAAGCTCCGGAAGCGATACCGAACCGAGATCCAGCGTGCAAGGTCCCTTCCTGTGGCGCGATTCAACTCTTCCTGGGTCCACTTCAAGCTCATGGACTCCATGGAGAAAGGTCCCTCACCTGTCAAGCCAGAGAACGACTCTGACAGCCACGACGGCGATGGAGTTGGCGTTGACCGTGACGAAGACGACGACGATCAGGATCTATACGAGGAGATCAAGAACGGAGGACACGGATCTAACACACGGAGCCTCAACAAGTTGTATCGCAACGGTTTTGGCGGTCCTCCCGGCGGTGGAAACGGCAGCGGCgggtttaggattaggattcctacCGGATTAAGCGTGGCGCAACCTGGATCGAAGTTTTACGGGAAATCTGGTGGAAATCAGAAATTCAATAACCCTAATTTGAATCAGAACGCTGGATCTAACTTCGGGAcgagggttttggggaagagggagagagagagggagagggatcCGGTTGGAGAGGTTGTGTCGGCGATCAAGCTGCTTGGAGATGGGTTCGTGAGGATGGAGCAGATGAAGATGGAGATGGCGAGGGAGATCGAAGCCATGCGTATGGAAATGGAGATGAAGCGCACTGAGATGATTCTGGAATCTCAACAGAGGATCGTGGAGGCTTTCGCCAAAGCAGTTTCtgacaagaagaagaagccaaagaAGACTCCATCCCCACAACAATCTTAG
- the LOC112799667 gene encoding uncharacterized protein produces the protein MKIDNMARQNHALNTRTVTYGRLFHFFHFFHFSRRFENKETLPFSSENQSSKYRNRCSKTPSKHHQTLREESEKKQSNNTQRDCEDGRDKRKNEKTKEKKEKKQEIKKNKKRKASPTSSSQTETTDSDTSTSESEAQEDSEDSGRKHPGKKEKKKRKQRQEESESDSESESEPSDESEESSPAEKEKKKKKTKTTPKKTQQKKKKVVVEDSPPEEDQYFDGERYEISSDELDEWLRENVDKSAAEGENQADLRSTEGRYVSSETLPAVNLGSDDPSSQGRTEQSSVNQPSQSMLTPTDSNMMVVREQTPSEALAIVPIQVFVPASQQTTTDTDFEPTPMLQIEGTRETTPETPKQLQETTPMLPPAPTKIHPAAEDAAALLMMARTATYVPKTDPGMPSFSLELTDSSQEGALTQETEREKSPETASMLEQLDSLVQKLASSAAKGKDESLQIQRETGGESSAKFETSGGINQIPDDMKQKCYIWGDETEGRRKWRY, from the exons ATGAAGATAGATAACATGGCGCGTCAAAATCACGCGCTCAACACTCGAACGGTTAcgtatggcagactcttccacttcttccacttcttccatttCTCAAGGCGCTTTGAAAACAAGGAAACCCTCCCATTTTCGAGcgaaaatcaaagttcaaaatatagaaatcgttgttcgaaaactccatcaaaacaccatcaaactctccgtgaagaatctgaaaaaaaacaaagcaacaatactcaac gggattgtgaagatggcagagacaagagaaaaaatgaaaaaacaaaagaaaaaaaagaaaaaaaacaagaaataaaaaaaaacaaaaaaaggaaggcaAGCCCAACATCGTCTTCGCAGACAGAAACTACTgacagtgacacttctacctctgagtctgaggctcaagaagactcagaggattcggGAAGAAAACACCCCGgcaaaaaggagaaaaa aaaaagaaagcaaaggcAAGAGGAGTCAGaatctgattcagaatctgaatctgaaccaagtgatga gagcgaagaatcatcacctgcggagaaggagaagaaaaagaaaaaaacaaaaacaactccAAAAAA aacacaacaaaaaaagaaaaaagttgttgtggaggattcacctcctgaagaagatcaatactttgacgg tgagagatatgaaatatcaagtgacgaaCTCGATGAATGGCTAAGGGAAAACgttgataaatctgctgcagaggg ggagaaccaagctgacctgcgatcgacagaaggtcgctatgtgtcctctgaaac actaccggctgtgaacttgggaagtgatgatccttcctctcaaggacgcacagaacagagtagtgtaaaccagccgtcacagagcat gttgactccgactgattcgaatatgatggttgttaGGGAACAAACACCGTCggaagcgcttgcaat agtcccgatcCAGGTTTTTGTGCCGGCATCCCAACAAACAACCACTGACACAGATTTCgaaccaacccctatgctacagattgaagggaCTAGAGAAAC cactcctgaaacccccaaacaacttcaagaaaccacacccatgcttcccccagctccaactaaaat tcatccagccgcagaagacgctgctgccctgttgatgatggcacggacagcaacatatgttcctaaaacagatccagggatgccatcattcagccttgaaTTGACagattcaagccaggagggggcgttaacgcaggagacagaaagggaaAAATCTCCAGAAACTGCAAGTATGCTAGAACAATTAGACAGTTTGGTCCAAAAATTAGCAAGCAGTGCGGCAAAGGGAAAAGACGAAAGTCTACAAATtcagagggagactgggggagaaagttctgcaaagtttgaaacttctgggggaataaatcaaattccggatgatatgaaacaaaagtgctacatctggggggacgagactgaaggaagaCGCAAATGGCGATACTAA